AAAATTATTCCTAATTTCTTATTTGAAGCTGGATCCTTCTTTAAATATTCATTCAAATCCATATTTAAGTCAGAAAATATATTAAAAAAATCAAGAAAAAATCGTATTATTTTATTCATATGCTCACCTCAATTAAGATAATTTTTATCATATTTATTATAACATATATTGGATAAAAAAAGTCATATTTAAATTAAAAATATGTAAAGAAATAGTGCAGCATAAGCTGCACTAAATTAAAAACTATTATTTACTTTAAAATTCCTTTTATTATTAATTCTGTAGCTTCATCTTCATCTAATCCTTTAGCCATTAATGTTTCTAATTGTTGAGGATTTACTCTTCCTACTGATGCTTCATGAGTTAATTCTGATAGATCGTTTTTTACTCTTAAAATAGGTATTGTACTAATATTTACATTTGATCCTTTACTAATTTCTGTACATTCTATATGTCCTTTAGAATATGGGGCGTTTCCATATGCTTCATTTATTACTTCTGCTTTTGTTGAGTCTTGTGCAAAAATATATGTTTTAGCAATACCAGAAGAGTTTTCACCATTAAGATTTACTATTTCTCTTATTTCTAGATCATCATCTTTTTTCCCCCATACTTTTGATTCTAATAATGCTTTAGAATTTTCTTCTAAATCAACTGTCATATTTATTTTTAATTTTCCGGCTCTTGATTTTGTTAACTTAAATCTGCTATCAAAAACAGAATTTTCCCCAACTTTAGTATAATAATTTGTTTCTAAAAAGATTCCATCTTTTTCATTATGAAAATGTTCATCTTCCATAAATACTACAGAATTTTCTCCGATTATCATTTTTGAATCCATTTTATGATGAATTTTTCCATATGGAAATGAACAATGAGATAAGAACCTTACATCACAATTATTACCAATTTTATATTTTGCATTAATATACTGTTCTCCTTGATTTTTTAAGAATCCAACACACATATGTATTGGTTTTTCTAATTTAATATTATCTTGAATAATCATTTCATATTCTACTACTCCATTTTCAGACTTTTTTACTATTATATCAATTCCTTCTACAGTATTTTTCCCTAATATTTTATCACCACTAATAATAATTGAAACTATATCTTTACTTAATAATTTACTGACATCTCCTCCTGCTTGTTCATATGCTTTTTCTATCATTTCAAACTCTTTTGCGTAATTTTTTTCTATTTCTAAACTCATAGTTTCACCTCATTTTGAATGAATTCTACAGGAACATTAATATGAGCACAATTATCACAGGTAGTCTTATATACTTCTGAAACTTTTTTAGGATCTCCCTGTGATTTGATTTTTCCTGAACATATTAATAATGCTTCATCAGCAATTTCAGCGATTTCTTCTCTGTGTGTAATACTTAAAACAGATCCACCATTAGCTGTAATTATTTTAAAAATTCTTTCTATCATAATATTAGACATCATATCAATACCAGAATCAGGTTCATCAAAAATAGCGAATTTTGGTTTTAATATAATCAATGATGCTAATTCTATTCTTTTTCTTTCACCGCCAGAAAGTGTTTTATCTACTTTTCTATGTAAATAAAATGGGTTTAATCCTACTAAATTTAATATTTCAATTAATTCGTTTTCACTTAAATTAATTCTTTTTCCTAATGTTAAGTATTCTCTTACCCCTAAACCCTCAAATCTTGCAGGTTCTTGCCAAGCCATTGTAATTCCGAGTTTAGCTCTTTCAGTTATACTCATATATGTTATATCATTTCCTTCAAAATATATTTTTCCACCATGATTACCAAAATAACCATTTAATCCCATTATTATTCTTGCTAAAGTTGATTTACCAACACCATTGTTTCCTAAAATAGCATATATTTTTCCTTTTTCAAAATTATATGAGATGTCTTCCAATATTTTTCTTGATCCAGTAATAAAACTAATATTTTTCAATTCAAGCATAATTTTTCCTCCTTGACTTTAATCTAATTTTATTCTATCAAAATTATGTAAATTTTATTCCTACAAAAGTTCAATACTATAAGATTTTGTAAAAAAAAGATTAATATGCTATAATTTTATATCAGAATTATATATATTTAGTGCTTAAAAATTAAATCTAGAGGTGTATTATGAATATAATAAAAACTCAATATTTCGATATAACATATTCTATTATCAAATCAAAAAGAAAAACACTATCTATAATTATTGAAGATAATGGAAATGTAATAGTAAGAGCTCCTAAATTTCTATCTGATTATGAAATAAAAAAATTTGTATTTGATAAAAGTGATTGGATTATTTCTAAATTATTGAATATAAAAACGATAGAAGAGAAAAAATATATAGATGGAGAAAAATTTTTATACCTAGGGAAAAATTATAAACTTATAACAATTGAAGGAAATTATGATGTAGGAATATTAAATGATTATATATATATTTCATTAAAAAAGGATTTTTTTAAAAATATTGAATTAAAAAAAGAAATGATTTTAAAATGGTATAAGAAAGAAGCAAAAAGAATTATATTTGAGAGATTAGAATATTATTCTAAAATAATGAATTTAAAATATGGAAAGGTATATATAAGAGATCAAAAAACACGCTGGGGAAGTTGTTCAGGAAAAAATAACTTGAGTTTTAATTTTAGAATAATAATGGCTCCTATAAGAAAATTAGATTATATAATTATTCATGAATTAGCTCATATAGTGTATAAAAATCATAAAAAGGAATTTTGGAATTATGTAGCAAAATATTGTGATGATTATTTGGAATCAAGAAAATGGTTTAGAGAAAATGGATATAAATTATCGCTTTAGATTATTGTTAGACAGAAAATTAAGGAGGGGTAAAATGATAAGTATATTAGATGTAAAAAAAGAAAAAAAGAAAATTTATGCTATTTCAAAAGACTCACCTTTTTATCCAGATGGGAAAGGCGGACAATTAGGTGATAGGGGGAAAATAGGAAATGCTAATGTATTATTTGTAGAATATAAAGATGAAGAATATTATCATTTAATTGATAAAGAAATAGAACCAGGAGAATATGAATATGAAATAGATTTTAATAGAAGAAGAGATATAGCTCAACAGCATACTGCGCAGCATATAATATCTGCAGTTTTTGAACAAATTGCTGATATGGATACATTAGGTTTTAGAGTGGGAGAAGAATATACAACTATTGATTTAGATTATAAATCCGAAAAATATGTTGACGAAGCTGAAAGAATTTCGAATGAAATAATTCAAAAAGGTATTGATGTAGAAGAAGTTTTTACTACAGTAGATAAAATACATGAATATAATTTAAGAAACCCTTTAAGTGAAAAAGTTAAAGGGACTGTAAGATTAATAAAAATTGGAGACTTTGATATTAATCCTTGTGGAGGATTTCATGTAAAAAATACTGGAGAAATTGGTTTAATAAAATTAATAGACAGAGAAAAAATCAAAGGAAATCTAATTAGATATTATTTTGTAGCAGGAAATAGAGCTTTAAAAGATTATGATGAAAGAATAAAAATAACAAAAACTATTTCTAATTTAATGACTTCAAAAATAGAAGAAACTCCTAAAAGAGTAGAAGAAACAATAAATAAAATGAAGGAATACAAATCAAAATATGAAAAATTAAATGAAAAATATGCAGAATTAATATCTAAAGATATTATAAATAATTCGGAAATAATTAATGGAATCAAATTTATATATTTAGATACAAATGAAGATTATGTTTCTTATTTGCCAAAATTTTTACCTATGGAAGAAGTATTTTTTGTGGTGAAAATAGACAATAGATTTGAAATTTCTTCAAAGAAAGTAAATTGTAAAGAATTAATCAATAATATTAGAAAAGATCATCCTGAGTTAAAAGGTGGTGGAGGAGAACATAGGGGTAGTATAATCGGTAATATATCTGTTGAAGAAATAAAAAAATTTTTAAGAAAATTATAATGAATAATAAATAATAAATATAAAAGAAAGCCAGAACTCTGGCTTTCTTTTATTTATCAACACTTTTTTTAACTAAATACCATAAATAAAGATCCAATTTCCCTATAGGTTCATTGAAATGTTTTTCCAAAGCATTTTTTAGTCTTTTCTCATAATCAAGATATCTGTTTTTTGTCCAGCCTTTTGGAATAGAGTCTATTAAATTATTTTCTACCATTAATCTTAATATATGTTTATCAAGTATTGCAACTTCTCCATAACCTACATTTCTCAAAAAGTGACTAGATTCTTTCCAACCTATACCTTTAATATTTTTTACTAAAAATTCTCTAATTTGATAATATGGTAAAAGAAATAAGTGTTTTAAAGATCTTACTACCCATCTGTTAGATACTATGTATTGAGCTCTTGCTTTAGGGAATCTATGTCCTACTTTTCTTAATGCATATTCTAATTCATCAATTTCTAAATTTAAAAAACCATCAGGTCCAATTTCGTGTTGTGCTTTTATACCACCTTTGGCACTCCAATTAGCTGTTAAAACGCAAAAACATAGTTCTGAAAACAATTCTTTTTCATCTCCGTTTTTTCCTAATTCAACAAATTCTTGCCATCTATTTTCTACTAATGGTTTTGCTTCATCATATATTTCTTCAATATCTTTAATTAATTTCATTTTTTCACCTCACTTAAAAAGGGATACAATCCAAACCAAAATAGGAGAAACAAACAATGCAGGTAAAAAATTTCCTACTTTTGTATCTTTTATCTCTAATATTTTTAATCCTATTCCCAATACCATTATACCACCAACTGCAACTAAATCATTTAAATAAATTTCATTTGTCAAAAACGACAATTGAGAGGCTAATAAAACAATACTACCTTGAACAACAAGTACAGAACCTGAAGATACCATTACTCCTAACCCATATATAGATGCTAATACAGTAGAAGATATACCATCTAATAATGATTTTGTATATATGAGCGTACCATCATTAGTTAAACCAGCATTAATTGAACCTATAATGGTTAATGGACCTACAAGAAATAATATAGATGACATAACAAATCCAGTAGAGAAATCCCCCTCTTTCATATTATCGCCTATTCTTTTCAAAAAACCTTCTATATCAAGTAATTCTCCAATTAATCCACCTAAAGCCATGGAACCTAAAACAATTAAAAAATTATTAGCTGACATAGACATATTTATCCCTATCCCTAAAGTAGTTAAACCAACAGCATAGAATAAAATGATTTTTAATCTTTCTGGGATTCCTTTTTTAGCTAATAATCCTAGTAAACTTCCAATTATTACAGCAAAAGCATTTACAATTGTAGGAATCATCTTATCCCTCCCCAAAAACATTTAATGCATTTTCAATTATTTCAAATTCTATAGGAGAATGTCCTAAATTTTCACCGTCTACTTCTAAATATATTTTATCTTTAGAAGTTAATTTTACATTTTTAGCTTTAAATTGCTTTACCCACTTTAGCTCTACAAAAGATCCATCAAAGATTTTCTTAATATGTCTTATTACTTGAATTTTAGGTAAGTCTTTAATAATCATTACATCAAATAGGCCATCATTTGGAATTGCATTAGGTAGCATTTTCATCCCACCACCGCTATATTTACAAATACCCACAGCCATGGTAAATATCTTTTCTTTTATTATTTTTCCATCAATATTTATTTCAGCTTTTTGAGATTTATAATTAAATAATGTGGATAATAGATTTAAAAGATATGAAAATGTTCCACTTTTATTTTTATCTTTTGACTTATTGGTGTTTTTTGTAACTACTGCATCAAAAAACATCCCAGCTATATTTACAAAATATCTTTCTTTTTTTTCATTATTTTCATAATATATTACTTTACCAACATCTTGTTTAATTATAATGCCATTTTTAATAACTTCTATTGCTTGAATATAATCATTGGGTATTCCAATTGTTTTACCCCAATCGTTTCCTGTTCCTGTTGGTATTACACCCACAACAATATCTTTTGTATCAACATAATTTTGATTGAAAATACCATTTATTATTTCATTAGCAGTTCCATCTCCACCAACACCAATAATTTTCCTAAATCCTTTTTTTATTGCATCTATAGTGATATTATATGCATCCATTTTTCCTTTTGTTAATTCATATTCAAAATTTAAACCTTCTTTTTCTAAAGTGTCTTTAATAATTGGCCAAAGTTTAATTGCTTTTGAACCTGATGAGTGCGGATTTACAATAAAAAAATATTCTTTCATTTTATTCCCCCAAAAGTTATTTTATTTTACTAATATTTTACCACAAAAAATAGGCCATTTGGCCTATTTATCTTAAAATAAGTTTATTAATTTTTATTTTATCTTTTGAATTTATTTCAAAAATTTCAGCGGAATTTGCAACTGTAATATATCCTTTTCTAAGTCTATAAGAATTTTCAAAAAATTTAATTTTCAAAAATAATACTTTTAATGTTAAGATTTTGCATTGAATTTAATTTGCTTTACGAATTATTTTATGATATAATTTATTAAATCAGTAGTTAAAAAAATCATATATTCATAATATATTTGAAAAAGAAAGGGGAGTAAAAAAATGAAAACATTATTTAAAAATGCTAATATCTATCCAATCACTTCAGAACCTTTCAAAGGAGACTTATTAATTGAAAATGGTAAAATCAAAAAATTAGCTAAAAACATCAGAGCAAAAACAGATGAAGTTATTGATGTTGAAGGAAAATATATTTTCCCAGGTTTTGTGGATGCCCATTCTCACATAGGAGTTTTTGAAGAAGGCGTTGGTGAAGGTTATTATCAAGATGGAAACGAAATGACAGATCCTAATACTGCACAAGTTAGAGTTATTGATGCATTTTATCCTGAAGATGCAGCAATAAAAAGAGCTTTAGAAGGTGGAGTTACTACAGTAATGGTTGTTCCAGGAAGTGCAAATCCAATTGGGGGACAAGGAGCAATTTTAAAATTCAAATCTAAAATTGTTGATGAAATGATTATTAAAGAACCAGCAGGATTAAAAATGGCAATGGGAGAAAATCCAAAAAGAGTATATGGTTCTCAAAAGAAATTACCTTCAACAAGACTTGGTAGTGTCTCTGTTATTAGAGAATTTTTCTTAAAAGTACAAAATTATATGAAAAAGAAAGAAAAAGGAGATTTTTATGATTTTGATTTAAAAATGGAAATTGGTGAAAAGGTATTAAAAAGAGAAATACCAGCAAGAATTCATGCACATAGAGCTGATGATATTATAACAGCTATTAGATTATCAGAAGAATTTGAATTTGATTTAGTAATAGAACACGCTACAGAAGCATATAAAATTGCCGATTATATAAAAGAAAAAGGTGTTCCTTTAGTGTTAGGTCCTTTGTTCGGATTTAGAACAAAATTAGAATTAAAGGATATGTCATTTGAAGCTTTAAGAATAATTAATGAAAAAGGTATATTAGCTGGATTAATGTGTGATCACCCTGTATTGCATTTAGAACATGCTAATGTACAAGCTGCCCTTGGGATGAGATATGGAGCAAAAGAAGAAGATTTGATAAAAATGTTAACTATAAATCCAGCGAAGATATTAAAAATAGATGATAGAGTTGGATCTCTAGAAGTTGGTAAAGACGCAGATATTGCAATATGGAATTATCACCCATTTGATATAAGAGCAAAAGCTGAAAGTGTATATATTGAAGGTAAAAAAGTATTATAATATATATTTCTAGCTCCCTGAGGGGAGCTATATTTTTAAATTTATGTTATAATTTTAATGATATAATATTAATACAGGGAGGGAGATTATGATAAAAAATCAATGGTATATAATATTGTCTTCTGAAGAATTACCTAAAGGAAAATTAATTGGAATAACCAGATTTGGTGAAAAATTAGCTCTATGGAGAGATGAGAAAAATAACATAAGTTGTATATCAGATATATGTTGTCATAGAGGTGCATCTATTTCACATGGGAAAATATTAGATAATGGAGAGAGAGTAATGTGTCCTTTCCATGGATTTGAATATGATTCAAATGGGAAGGTACAAGTAATTCCAGCAAATGGCAGAACTACTCCTGTACCAGATAATTTTAAAGTAAATTCTTATTATACATATGAACTGGCTAATTTTATTTGGGTTTGGTATGGCGATGGAAAACCAGATCATAATCCATCCTTTTTTGAAGATATTGATAATGAATTGACATTTGTTGAATTTAATGAATTATGGAATGTTCATTATAGTAGAGCTATTGAAAACCAATTAGATCCTGTTCATGTACCTTTTGTTCATTATAATACTATTGGTAAGGGTAATAGAACAATCATGGATGGACCAATATTAAAATGGGAAAATAACACTATGTTTTATTATTACATGAGAAGTAGAATTGAAGATGGCACTCCTGCTAAAAAGCCTAATGAATTATCACAAGAAGAAGTTAGCAAAGTTTATTTAGAATTTAAATTTCCTAATTTTTGGGAAAATCATATTGATGAAAAAATAAGAGTAGTTGCAGCCTTTGTTCCAATAGACGAAGAACATACTAAGATATATTTGAGGTTTTATAATAAATTTACAAAATCAAAATTATTAAATAAGATAATTGGTAAATTTGCTATACCTTTTAATAAAAAAGTTTTAAATCAAGATAAAGAAGTTGTAGAAACTCAAATTCCCAAAAAGAGTGAATTAAAAATGAAAGAAAATTTAATCACAGGAGATTTACCTATATTAGAATATAGGAAAAAAAGAGATGAATTAAAAAATGGAGTGATTAAATGATTTTTAATATATGGCATCCTGAGAATTTCCATGGAATGAATAAAAAGAATTTTTTTGAAGGGTGGTATTTTAAAAATACAGATTCTCAAAAAAAATATGTTTTTGCAGTTATTCCAGGGGTATCTATTGGTGATGATTCACATTCATTTATTCAAATAATTGATAATAATAATTTTTCGAAATATTATAGGTTTAAATTAGAAGATTTTAAATATACAAATAATCCATTTAGTGTTACTATTGGTAATAATTTCTTCTCATTAGAAAAATTAATTTTAAATCTTGATGATATATCTGCTGATTTGAATTTTGAAAATATAAAACCTTGGCCTGTAAATTTATTTAATCCCGGAGCAATGGGACCATATGGATTTTTGAATTTTTTAGAGTGCTATCATGGAATATTAAGTTTTAATCATAATATAAAAGGATCAGTTATTGTTAGAGGAGAACAGAAAGATTATGAAAATGGAAATGGATATATAGAAAAAGATTGGGGAAGATCATTTCCAAAATCATGGATATGGGCTTCATCTAATGATTTTGAAGATTATGATGCTTCTTTTTCATTGTCAATAGCAAATGTTCCATTTGGAAAAAGTTATTTTGTAGGATTTATAATGGGATTATATTTAAATGGAGAAATATATAAATTTACAACATACAATGGAGCAAAAATATATGATCTCATGATTAAAGAAAATATTATTACTTTTAAAGCAAAAAGAAAAAATTATTATCTTGATGTAAGTATAAAAAAAGGAGAAGGGAATATATTATTAGCTCCAAAAAATGGAAATATGACAGGTAGAGTGAATGAAAGTTTAAATTCAGAAATTAGTATTGTTTTTAAAAAAGATAATAATATAATTTTCTCATCTAAAGGAATTCATGCAGGTTTAGAAGTAAATGGGGATATATTAAAAGATATAGAAAATGATAAAAAAGGTAAAGTATATTTAAAATAAGAGTTTTAATATAAAGTATGGATTTTTAGAAATTGGATTATACTCAAAATTTTTTATATAATTTTTGGAGTTTATTCTAAAAAATAATATAATTTTATATGATATTTGGATTATATTCCAAAAATGAGGTAAATACAAAGTAATCTTGCTAAATATTTCAGGAATAAAATAAAAAAGCCCGTTTCTAAAATAATATATATGCAGATGAAATAGAAAAAAAATATTTTATTATGAATATTTATGAAAGGTATAATAGAAAATATGAAAAAGATTATATTATTATCTATAATTTTATTGCTTTTTATTAACTTGTTTTCTATATCGGAATGGATTGTTTCTTCAAAAAAATTGGATTTGCCAGGAGAATATTTTGATGGAGAAAAATATTTTTGGAGAGCGTATTATCATCTTTTAGAAGATTCAACATCATTAACTTTTGAAAAAAATAATATTACAGATGATTCTACAGTATTATTTTTTGATGAAGGAAATAATGAAATAATAAATTGGAAGTATATAAAATCTTTATTGGATAATGCTCAAAAATTTGTGTGGGCTGCTATATATGATATTGATTATAATCCATTTATTGATGAGTTAAAAAAAATAAAAGAAAAAGGAATAGATGTAAAAGTTGTGTATGAAACAGATAATTTAAATTCATATATAAATGAATTAATAAAGATTGGAATAGATGTAAAATATGATAAAAATTATAAATTAATGCATAATAAGTTTATAATTATAGATGGATACTGTGTTATAACAGGGAGCACAAATTTTACAAATAATGGATTTAAATATAATTCTAATAATTCAATAGTTGTTTTTTCAAATGAACTTGCTCAAGATTAT
This genomic window from Marinitoga litoralis contains:
- a CDS encoding SufB/SufD family protein, encoding MSLEIEKNYAKEFEMIEKAYEQAGGDVSKLLSKDIVSIIISGDKILGKNTVEGIDIIVKKSENGVVEYEMIIQDNIKLEKPIHMCVGFLKNQGEQYINAKYKIGNNCDVRFLSHCSFPYGKIHHKMDSKMIIGENSVVFMEDEHFHNEKDGIFLETNYYTKVGENSVFDSRFKLTKSRAGKLKINMTVDLEENSKALLESKVWGKKDDDLEIREIVNLNGENSSGIAKTYIFAQDSTKAEVINEAYGNAPYSKGHIECTEISKGSNVNISTIPILRVKNDLSELTHEASVGRVNPQQLETLMAKGLDEDEATELIIKGILK
- a CDS encoding ATP-binding cassette domain-containing protein, producing the protein MLELKNISFITGSRKILEDISYNFEKGKIYAILGNNGVGKSTLARIIMGLNGYFGNHGGKIYFEGNDITYMSITERAKLGITMAWQEPARFEGLGVREYLTLGKRINLSENELIEILNLVGLNPFYLHRKVDKTLSGGERKRIELASLIILKPKFAIFDEPDSGIDMMSNIMIERIFKIITANGGSVLSITHREEIAEIADEALLICSGKIKSQGDPKKVSEVYKTTCDNCAHINVPVEFIQNEVKL
- a CDS encoding M48 family metallopeptidase; its protein translation is MNIIKTQYFDITYSIIKSKRKTLSIIIEDNGNVIVRAPKFLSDYEIKKFVFDKSDWIISKLLNIKTIEEKKYIDGEKFLYLGKNYKLITIEGNYDVGILNDYIYISLKKDFFKNIELKKEMILKWYKKEAKRIIFERLEYYSKIMNLKYGKVYIRDQKTRWGSCSGKNNLSFNFRIIMAPIRKLDYIIIHELAHIVYKNHKKEFWNYVAKYCDDYLESRKWFRENGYKLSL
- a CDS encoding alanyl-tRNA editing protein, with protein sequence MISILDVKKEKKKIYAISKDSPFYPDGKGGQLGDRGKIGNANVLFVEYKDEEYYHLIDKEIEPGEYEYEIDFNRRRDIAQQHTAQHIISAVFEQIADMDTLGFRVGEEYTTIDLDYKSEKYVDEAERISNEIIQKGIDVEEVFTTVDKIHEYNLRNPLSEKVKGTVRLIKIGDFDINPCGGFHVKNTGEIGLIKLIDREKIKGNLIRYYFVAGNRALKDYDERIKITKTISNLMTSKIEETPKRVEETINKMKEYKSKYEKLNEKYAELISKDIINNSEIINGIKFIYLDTNEDYVSYLPKFLPMEEVFFVVKIDNRFEISSKKVNCKELINNIRKDHPELKGGGGEHRGSIIGNISVEEIKKFLRKL
- a CDS encoding N-glycosylase/DNA lyase produces the protein MKLIKDIEEIYDEAKPLVENRWQEFVELGKNGDEKELFSELCFCVLTANWSAKGGIKAQHEIGPDGFLNLEIDELEYALRKVGHRFPKARAQYIVSNRWVVRSLKHLFLLPYYQIREFLVKNIKGIGWKESSHFLRNVGYGEVAILDKHILRLMVENNLIDSIPKGWTKNRYLDYEKRLKNALEKHFNEPIGKLDLYLWYLVKKSVDK
- a CDS encoding DUF554 domain-containing protein, with amino-acid sequence MIPTIVNAFAVIIGSLLGLLAKKGIPERLKIILFYAVGLTTLGIGINMSMSANNFLIVLGSMALGGLIGELLDIEGFLKRIGDNMKEGDFSTGFVMSSILFLVGPLTIIGSINAGLTNDGTLIYTKSLLDGISSTVLASIYGLGVMVSSGSVLVVQGSIVLLASQLSFLTNEIYLNDLVAVGGIMVLGIGLKILEIKDTKVGNFLPALFVSPILVWIVSLFK
- a CDS encoding diacylglycerol/lipid kinase family protein, which produces MKEYFFIVNPHSSGSKAIKLWPIIKDTLEKEGLNFEYELTKGKMDAYNITIDAIKKGFRKIIGVGGDGTANEIINGIFNQNYVDTKDIVVGVIPTGTGNDWGKTIGIPNDYIQAIEVIKNGIIIKQDVGKVIYYENNEKKERYFVNIAGMFFDAVVTKNTNKSKDKNKSGTFSYLLNLLSTLFNYKSQKAEINIDGKIIKEKIFTMAVGICKYSGGGMKMLPNAIPNDGLFDVMIIKDLPKIQVIRHIKKIFDGSFVELKWVKQFKAKNVKLTSKDKIYLEVDGENLGHSPIEFEIIENALNVFGEG
- a CDS encoding amidohydrolase, giving the protein MKTLFKNANIYPITSEPFKGDLLIENGKIKKLAKNIRAKTDEVIDVEGKYIFPGFVDAHSHIGVFEEGVGEGYYQDGNEMTDPNTAQVRVIDAFYPEDAAIKRALEGGVTTVMVVPGSANPIGGQGAILKFKSKIVDEMIIKEPAGLKMAMGENPKRVYGSQKKLPSTRLGSVSVIREFFLKVQNYMKKKEKGDFYDFDLKMEIGEKVLKREIPARIHAHRADDIITAIRLSEEFEFDLVIEHATEAYKIADYIKEKGVPLVLGPLFGFRTKLELKDMSFEALRIINEKGILAGLMCDHPVLHLEHANVQAALGMRYGAKEEDLIKMLTINPAKILKIDDRVGSLEVGKDADIAIWNYHPFDIRAKAESVYIEGKKVL
- a CDS encoding aromatic ring-hydroxylating oxygenase subunit alpha, whose protein sequence is MIKNQWYIILSSEELPKGKLIGITRFGEKLALWRDEKNNISCISDICCHRGASISHGKILDNGERVMCPFHGFEYDSNGKVQVIPANGRTTPVPDNFKVNSYYTYELANFIWVWYGDGKPDHNPSFFEDIDNELTFVEFNELWNVHYSRAIENQLDPVHVPFVHYNTIGKGNRTIMDGPILKWENNTMFYYYMRSRIEDGTPAKKPNELSQEEVSKVYLEFKFPNFWENHIDEKIRVVAAFVPIDEEHTKIYLRFYNKFTKSKLLNKIIGKFAIPFNKKVLNQDKEVVETQIPKKSELKMKENLITGDLPILEYRKKRDELKNGVIK
- a CDS encoding tocopherol cyclase family protein, coding for MIFNIWHPENFHGMNKKNFFEGWYFKNTDSQKKYVFAVIPGVSIGDDSHSFIQIIDNNNFSKYYRFKLEDFKYTNNPFSVTIGNNFFSLEKLILNLDDISADLNFENIKPWPVNLFNPGAMGPYGFLNFLECYHGILSFNHNIKGSVIVRGEQKDYENGNGYIEKDWGRSFPKSWIWASSNDFEDYDASFSLSIANVPFGKSYFVGFIMGLYLNGEIYKFTTYNGAKIYDLMIKENIITFKAKRKNYYLDVSIKKGEGNILLAPKNGNMTGRVNESLNSEISIVFKKDNNIIFSSKGIHAGLEVNGDILKDIENDKKGKVYLK
- a CDS encoding phospholipase D-like domain-containing protein — its product is MKKIILLSIILLLFINLFSISEWIVSSKKLDLPGEYFDGEKYFWRAYYHLLEDSTSLTFEKNNITDDSTVLFFDEGNNEIINWKYIKSLLDNAQKFVWAAIYDIDYNPFIDELKKIKEKGIDVKVVYETDNLNSYINELIKIGIDVKYDKNYKLMHNKFIIIDGYCVITGSTNFTNNGFKYNSNNSIVVFSNELAQDYMNEFNEMYEGYFGKNSLDNKPFKQVEFDSGLIEPYFTPEDNLTDRIIELINNAKKSIHVMIFTFSKKEIAEALIQSKNRGIDVKVIAEEYQSNYNWAQINYLKENGVNVILDKNYKTFHHKTMIIDEEITITGSFNFTNSAQYYNDENSLVIHSEYISKVYEKEFKRLWEKYTK